The Neodiprion lecontei isolate iyNeoLeco1 chromosome 2, iyNeoLeco1.1, whole genome shotgun sequence genome segment TAATTCTCACCGAACCAAAAAAGGCGACTCGATAAAACCTTCCCAGTAGCCTTTTGCCACTTTTAGTGACCTCAACAACTTTATTACATGCTTGAGCTAGGTGTGTATAACAATTGGATAAGGCCTGGTAGTTTCTTTTGCTCTCATACATAGGAATGATTAGCCGATATAATTGGCCCAGCAATTCAAATCTCTCAGCCTTCTCTAACGTTTCTGTACATGCCTCGAGCTGTTCCAGAAGAAGGTATTCATTATAATGAATATCCTGCACACCTGTTGAGAAGTTTTTTACTTGTTATGTCACATTTAATATTTTAACGAGCAGCATTCTATGATATAAATAGCTATAATATCCTATATATGAGTCAATTTACAGGTAGTTGTCTACAAGTGAGTACGAGTTCACCAAAACACCATCAACTATTGATCCCAGTTCtaaaatgcaaaaattatgaatttttatcgcaTATTTACAAAGTTAGGTACAAAGTGTACTGATTCACAATAAATACTGCATTACATGCTACAACGtgcatttttttatacactaaattatcaaagttttgaaataattattcatgtGTACAAATAGACCAAAAGCATTGGAGAATAAAAACTAGTTTCGATATTGCTaagtttttgtttgaattattaaatcaCATGGTAACATATATTTAAACGCTGTCATGGTATACCAAAAATATTGAACTGAATTCCAACTAATATTTGACCGTATCCTTATCCAGATTCCATGTATCTTAAGATGTCAAAACAAAAAGTGATATcttaattatttctttatatACCGTGACATTGTCTTTTCAGGCTTAAGCTAGTGTTAGTACTTAGTATATGAAACAAACATGTGCAAGGCAACATACAAATCTCACCAGCATCAAGCTTAAGCCCACGTTCATCTCGTGAAATGTTCACAGAGATCTTGTCAAATGCTTCTGCACCCCACGtatggatttttttcaactttagaTACTCTGCCATTAATGCTGCTATATGCAACTGACAACACGCAGCCTATAAGAAAGTAGTGTAGTGAAGATTTCGAATTGTattaggaataaaaaatttaaaacgaaTGATATACCAATCTTTCTAATCcacatgaaaaaatttcaattactctTACctcagaaaaattttccacccttGCGTGATTTCGAGCCATAGTTTCAAGCCAAGTATGTCTCAACTCTGGTGTACTGGCATACGAATTAGCCAAGCTATGCTGTAAGTCTACTAGCATCTCTGGATCATTGTTGTGTTCCCGCATCTGTGCTGTAGCCATTAATACAGTTCTGATTCTTTTAGTTAAATCTTTAACCTCGACTGGAAATCCAGTTCCTTTCATAGCTTTATCAGAAGATGCATAGCTATTGATAAGGGACAGTGATTCTTGAAATCTTGAATTGTTTAGACCGATCACATTTCCTAGCATCTGCGATACAGATATAATCACCTGTAAAGAGATATGCAACTCTATAGATTAAATAGTCTGATCTTTAGGGGAAAATAAACTGCGTACGATTTCTGCTACTTTGAAAATTGCCGAGTACAAACTGACGGGCAGTAGCAGAGAATTAAGAGTGTTTACGTGCCTACAAAGAACATTGCTGGGTTGAATATATTCTTAGAACGCGCTATTTAGACACCTctgaaaaaaaacgtaaagaCTGACCAAAATTTCCTGCCCAGCATTCCTCAGTACTGAATTGTCGTTCATGTGCACTTTTAGATTATATTACTTcctttctgaaaaaaaaggaaattccTAATATTACATATTAAGCCAGTAATTTACCTGCAGATGTACCCTGGTTAATCCTTTCCTGCTGGTGAACTCAAAATTGCTCCGCATAAGCAAATATAATAAAGCACACGATTCTTGCCTGATTGAACTTAGTTTACTGTTACAGCATCGGAGCAATTCGTAACACAGACGTCCACACAAAACAGCATTACCTATAAATTGGAACGTACATACATGatgaatattttacttttattgtTCCACAACTAAACTATAAATTAGTCCGCTTCGTTTGCTTGAATCACaaaaagtttacttttaattttacattatttttacatcacTTTAATCAAATCTGTTAACATTTTACTATACACTTTCACATAGAATTATTTCCACACCAGTCTGAATTGTTTTGACTGTAAGGAATGACTCATGTTCTTCTTAGTATGCtgtcatttcaattatttagttattttattacgtttTGGCTAGTACAGTCAGCTATCTTGATACCTGAAAATTTactgtaatatataatattatacattgatttGATCGCTATGCATTCAACATTGACAGTGGTtgattgtattattatttgtatttaaattgttattacattatatgataaaatatacctgaatgtaatttttacaaaacctTCAAATTAAATACCGTTTCAGAGTGCTGTATCACATTTCTGTTCTACATCTGTCAACAACTTGACTACTTTGTAGTTTTTGTGAGCCCTAGTGCTTTAAAGTCGACTTTTACGTACCAGTGCTTATCAGAACTACATAGTAGTCTCGTTTTTGACATGGGGTAGCACAGAAAATACTAGGTTTGTGGCACGTGCAAATAAAGGGATTTCTTGATTCGTGTGTGTTTCGCACTTGCCTTTAGCTTGTGAGGCTCTTTACATTCGTcgaaaaatcactattttatGGCACTTGCCACGAAAATAACTATTTCAATTGATGGTAAGTTTGATTAAGCTACTTCATACTACAAAGGCTTGGAAAAGTAACATGGCTTACTTAAACTTAAAAGTATAATTAAGTATCCATTTTGCCACGTCATACctgaatgaattgaaaattttgtaaaactagtttgtttcattttctcgtACAAAGTAACAACAACttgaatacaaaaaatgatacaattAACACACGTAGATGTTAAACGCATATAAATCTAAttcgtgtataatattatgtatattattgtaaattcTTAGATCTGAACATGGCTAGCTATGCCAGCCAAaacgttatttaaaaaatcaaatatttgaaatgattgCTTACTGAAATCAACCCAAATGTATACATGCCAACAAAGATTGGAGATTTGTTtcattgcaataaaatataccaAAACAGTTGTGCATGAAATTAACCGTCAATTAGAATTGCAGCTAAGGATAAAAATTacagataataaaaatacattacGATGCACTATTATAGCTAATAAAGTTTGCCGATccgatgcaaaaaaaaaaaaaccacaccTAAGGACTAGAACTGGTTTATACTGTGAAGACTTTTTGCAATTATTGTCATCGAGACTTTTAAACAAAACCGacttaaaaatgttttacctTGAAATAAAGTGACGGAGTAGTTGTTCAAAAAGGCTCTAAATCCGGCAAAAACATGTCTTAACAGAGTCTCAGACTGTCCTACTTGtagaaaagataaataaatgtcAAATATTTTCCGCATTACTGGATTATACCCATCTCCAGTGACAAGAGCATCCTAAGGAAAATGATAtcgaaatttaataatatttattaactcTGGTGATTTGTTActaatagtaaaaaaattgatgtaccTTGAAATGAATACAGTATAATCCCAAGCAATCGAGTGCTATGAGGCCAACTTCGGTTGCCATATTAGCTTCTAATAACGCTTGATGTAACTTTCCACTCTCATTTTCAGCTAAATTTTCTCGAGCGACTGTATTATGCGTCTGCAGCGTACCAGTCCCAGAAGTTTCAGATGAGAAATCTGGTGGTGCCATCCTGGCAGGTAGAGTCATAGCCTTGACAGTACGTGGTTTCCCACCAGCGCTAGTCGAGTTACTTGCTATCTGTCGCTTTCCCACATATTTAAACTGGTAGAGGCTCATTCTGAAATGAAACGATTTATTCCaataagtaattaaaaattttcagaataaatGTCTAATCTTTACTTACTCAATGACTGTGAAAAAGCTAAGTAATTCAATGTCACTGCACTGCTGCCACCAAGCTATAATCTGGTGATCGCCTAAATGCTTGACAACGAATAGAAAGCAGAGGAGTAGATCTTTGACTTCGGCTGATTGAAGTTTGTCACATCTAGATGAGGTCTGGGTGACGCTTAACGATCGTGAATGACCTTTGTGTTCATGAGTACCATTTTCTGTGGGTTCTCGAATTATAGCAGTTTCCTGAGAAATGTTCGATTGAGATGCTCCGGACATTGTAGATGCATCGGATTCTATGCTTGTGCAGGAATTTCCATTGACTAAACCCTGCCCAGCAATCGCCGCAAAGTATGTGGAGTCCCGAAGATGCATGGAGACTCTGATTGGCGATTGGGTATCCAAATTCAAAGTGAATCTGTAacggttgggaaaaaaatgtatattgcTACATCGTAAAAGGAATATGGATGTTCTAGAAGAGTTTGAATATATAATTGAATCAAACGTACCTATGCATTGACCTTGGTGTACTAGTACCAGTTGTATTGTTACTGTTGGTATCTCTGTTTAGCAGAAAAGAACTACTACTTGATATTCTGTTTGACGTGTTTTGCTTTCCTTCACTCTTAGATGTACTATCATGTACCAATTCTAGTCTGTGCAAATTTTCCAGCACTATACCTAGCCAAGGTATATATATTGATGCTATTCGACTCAATTGCCCCTGAAATAATATCAATTGTATCGTTATGGGtcatattcaaaaaattgttgagaAGAAAtcataaacaaatttcaaactcacTTTATTTTGATACCGATCATCCAGTTCATGTTTGGCCATCAAATCTCTCAATGTTGCAACTGCAACTTTTCTAATTTGtacaatttcattcaacgATGTTTTCACTTCTTGTAAAAGTAAACCAACCAGGAAATGGTGCTTGCAAAAGTTCTCAGACAGGCAATACTCATTCATTAACTCTGTaagaattttgaatatttgtctttaaacatttttttttaacaacaaaaTTCATTTGTCTAATATGGTCAAAGTGCTGGGGAAAATCAATCCACTTTTCACACGTTTGCTAATCTAATTGCcataaatatttatgtatgtgcAATTTTGATTGAGAATGTAAGTATTACAGTACAAAACAATGACAAAAATTCTCTGTGCTATGATGTACGAAGAGGAGAAGAAATCTTCAAACGATGTAAACCAATGTGCATATTTCTCTCAACTACTATGGCTACATGAGAAAACCATAATACAGTTTGAGATTATGAATATGGCATAACATACCATCACTATCAGGCTCTGTCTCTGTATCTTCGGAGAGAggcataaaataaatatattacaaatgTACAGATTGAAGACGTAGTATGTTGTCTGAAATGCTTACCTCTGCTAGTTATTCTTGACTGCATCATCGGCAAATTAAAGGAGACATAATGTTCGTGGGAGCAAATGATTTGTAAGAACATGAATTTAAAATCATGTAAAGCACGGGGATCGCCAGGTGCAAAATTGTCCATATATGAATTGATTAACCGAAATACAAAGCCTCGATCCATGAATGTCAAGCATTTCTGTGACAAGAAcaagaaaatttcagaaatttgtGTGAAATAAACTTCTAATATGGTTCTACAAGTACATATAAGGATATGAAATATATAGCAGACCTTTAAAAAATGTGCGAGGCTTTTGTTCAGCTCCTGGGTTTCAACTGGCATTTCCTTGTATCTCTTCATAAGATATGGCATAATTACATCTAAAAGATTTTCTATGTTCTTGTGATATTCTTTGGAAAACCTTTCATTTCTGTGCATCTGAAAGCATGTTGCACTGTCTTAATAAACTAGGAATTCTCGGATGTCATGCATGAAGTTAGAAcaggtaaaaataaaagtaatccgatttttatataaatattgaatattttttgtagtATAGCCGTAAATCTAACCTTAATTCTGCCAGTTGTTAGCAAATGCTGTGCCATACTTTTGATCAtaatatcaaagaaaaaactgGAGTGATGCATAAACTTATTGACTACTAAAAAGTCAGTATTACTCGGTTGTAACAGCGTCGGAAGATGTTTCCCAAGCTCTTCATGTACGGTTGTAATTCCAGTTTCTTTGGATGGAGACACGAATACaaactataaataaaaatataattgaaaatgtttcaagaATACAtgaataacaaagaaaaaaaaaaatagttgcaCAGCGTAAAAAGTTACCGTAACATAAGCTTGCAGTGTTTCTTTCCGTTCCGCCTCATGCACCATATTAATGATATGTATCAATACCCTGATGATGTATAAGCTTACATCTTCATTAGTTGTAAATATCAGCAATGTAAAAAGTTGGTTCAATATCGTTGGTAGAAACGTGATAGCTGTGACTATTTGAATAGCATGAGCAGCTTTTAATATTTTGCACGTTTCTGATTCGGATGGCATAGCAGATGGCTTGGTATCTAATATTCGCTCAGCATGGCTGAATAGATTATGTAGATGTTGATCTCTGGCAAATACTGTCGAGATAAGTTGAAAGCCAACTGTGAATATTGGACGTTGTGAATCAATCCAAGTTATATCAGGTCCAGCATTCTGTATGGAAAAATACATAAGCTTctcatgaaataattatattaaagagaaaaaagagtaGTTAATCTACTAACTTGTTAGAATCTTAAACAAAACTGGGACATTGAATGAAAGGACGTTTTATGGGTGGAAAtaaagagaaatgaaatacATTACTCTGATACACCTTACAAAAATTAACGTGTAGTAGTGAATgaattgaaaggaaaaaataaacaatagaACAAATCTTACTTTGTATTGCGTGAAGTGACGAACATGAGGACGTGAACGGTTTTGAGGAAAGCACATAAAATAGCAAAGCGTGAATGAATCTCATCATCACAAAGcattgtaaatatataaatgatCAAATTAAAAGGGAAATGAAACAGTAGTTATTGAACAGACGTCAGTACAACACATATATACTTAAACTCACGTATATCTGATGAGTGGAAAATGGTTGGTAAGTAAAAATACACACGCAGATAGTGCCCTCACCCAAATCTGCTGTGCGCATTGCAAATGCTTGTAGGTAATTAGAACTACTTTGTTATATCTATTTCACATATCTTAATTATTCTTTCCGACCTAATACTGGTCGAAAGAACAAGTCCAAGTATGAGTGATAATTTGAAAGTTGATGAAATGAAGAAGGGCCTTGAAAACACAAATGAAATTAGTGGATGAATGGATATGACCTTACTCTTACCCCTTTCCCTAGGCCTAGGGGTTGGATGGACAGGTAACCGGCTGGTAAATGCGTAGCTACGGGTAACACTTGAACATCCACGTTTAGCCTGATCAAAGCACGTATTTAAGAAGACAAGTTTACGAGCATTGAAGGGTAACAGactaaatatttaataaaggTAAACACTCGTTGGACACAAAATGGTTTTAACTATTCAAACCTTGTAAGTATGAAGTCTCAATGACCaaacgatcatttttttcgtattaGTTAAATTGAATCGTGCAAAACGTACCGGCCCTTATGCAGCAATGGAGCCCACGAGTACCCAACGCAATTTTCAACCccgttctcttttttcttattcatatCACAGCTGATATGATAGAAGGAGAACAGAAGATGATGCTTTGAAGACAATTTTGTCGGTAacctcatttttatttcttcgtaCCATGAAGGGACTGCGTTATGATGTAGAACTGAGCAAGATGCTTTAAGACGCAAAATTGACAAGCCAGGTTTCCCGTAAATACACTACGTACaaacatattaattattaatattacctCATAAGTGAAATCATGATCAATTACGCTTGTTTAAACatttaataaacaaattcaaatttactcTTATGGGCTCAGCATTTTCGCTGTCATTGTCTCTAAGCTCGACAATACAAGCTATGTTTCTTGCTCTCGTAAAAATCTTCTGAGTGTCAAAAGAAAGAGTTTGGGGATAAACATATAGATGATTTATGTAAGTGATGTAAGGATGAACTTCTCTTTCCGATGATCCTTCAAATTCGGCAATTTCCAAAGTCGGCTCTGATGTAGGAGGTATAGGAAATGGCTTCAATGGTACAAAAGAAGTCGTTAACGTATCTAGACATATAACGAATGACACAGTCTGAGTACTCTGAATAGGATTACAACGAATTTGGAAAAGACTTCTATTCTTTGTTAGcaaattattatagaaaacAAGTTATGTACTCACTTTCTGGAATTTCTGTGATTGGTTCTATTTTCAGTTTCAACCATCCTGGTATAATTGTGAGCTTACTGAGCTTCTCTGGTCTGTAAACAAGTTACGGGATGATGAATTAACGGAAATTACTGTTTTAGCAGACTGAGTTTCTATGTTTCAAGAAATGTTCTGCTACCACATAATGATTATCAAGATACAGTTCTATTGAGGTTTAAGTGAATTTgttttaaatcaagaaataACCGACCCTAATatagattgaataattttatggaaaaaagtaataaactTAAAGCACACAAGTAGTACgaacaaattattatcattaataacGTACAAAGCAAGTTACTTACTTCCTATATTCCGATAAAAGCTTTAATAATTCATCatctttgattttatttccttccTGTCTGTATATTGCTGGGAAGTCTGAGGCAGTGTCCAATTCATTGCTGTATAATCTGAACAAGGGCCTTGCCGCCCAAGCAAAAGGCATTGTGTAATTTCCGAGCCTGAACATTTGacagaaaataacaattatttaccACTTTTAGGTGTATCTGGAAAAAATTCGATGAACGTTTCATTTACCTTTGACATGCGGCTTTAACTTGTTTATGGAGTTTCAGACCAAGTCTAGGATCTTTCGTGGCTCTAATATAAGGTTCAGATGTTTGACAAATACCACCTTGTAATATTTTGTCTATTCTTACAACGAGAAATATGTCAGGATGTGGATTGCTGACGCTAAAGATCGCCTGCAAACAAAAAGAATTCAAGCAACTGCTGAAACTAATCAATGTTGAGCTTCTATGTAAAAATGATTTGTAAATCTTGATATGACATAATAAATCGTTGCATAATTTACACACTTGTTTGGGATACATAAGCCATTCTTTTGGTaggtttttgatttcttctggCAATGGAACATCCTCTTCCTTTTCAGTCATGATTCCTACTGGGCTCAATTCtttggaaatatttctaaCTACTTCGTTGTTGATATCGAAGTGAAAGTTTTCTGTCAATTTCCTGCCATTTCTTACATCAAACAAACATAATGTAGTTTGATAAGGCTCGACCTGGCACAGAGAATCCTTTTCATCTATCGGAGCTTGCAATCTAAACTTCAAGCTctcacattttattaaaagtCTTTGTCCAAATTGCTCCTTATAAGGATCTACAGTAGTGTCAGGAGAACTGCCTGTTGGGCTTTTAGCATGCGGTATGTGGGgatatatacaaaataatcTACGTCTATTCTCACGCCTCGATAATGCTATACTTGTGTCGGTTTCTCTGGAATATCTTATTAACTGAGGGTTCATACTCTGCTCCAAGCCTTTCAAAGTTCCATACACCTATAAAAcagtgaaattattattaatattattattcattagagtCACAGTACATAATAAATGCcggaaaaattcttttcatcaCTTCAAAGCTCTGGTAATTCATATCAAGATGCTAAATTACAATGACATCGGTCCTTCGATAAAGTTTGAGTTTATTGATactaaaatacaaattattatCTTACTTGCATAGGCTGAGGTGATGGGGGCGGTGTATTGCAAGCTCTTTCTAATGAAGCCGCTCTCTTGTCTTCCTGCTGTTTATAGTGTTGAAGTACAGAGCTTAGTTTGAGCAACCAATCTTGTAGTTCGATTTCGCTATCTGCAGCCAAGCTGTAAGACTTGTGTGTTCCTGTCATTCTAAGTTCAAAACAGTATCTTCCACGCTTAGTGTTCCTCACAACTTCAGAGCAGAAATCCATTACTATTGTTAATTTAGCTTCTCCTTTCTTTTCATCCTTAAATAACTCAAGGATGTAGGTCCCATCTACCTCTTGCCTCAAGTGACAGTAACGGCGTTTGAACGATTTGGAACCAATGTGAACAAACATACGATCGCTACCAATCTCAGGACCTTTCATTAAGTATCCCTGCTTTGTAATCCCATCACTTTTAGTTGAATCCTGttgagaatataaaaattttacattatgTAAATTAGCAAATGTAGTATACATATTATCCCGATTGACAAAGGTAAAATTAAAGATAATTTTCATTACCATTGTCAGTACAAATAAAACCGATCAAGATTATGTCAGTGATTATGGTTAGAAGTGAGATTATTTCTTACCTCATCTACTTGATCAACTTCTGTGTCAATTTCATATACCTCATCTTTAAGGTAGTCCGAATTTGTTATTCTGCAACATAGTAAGGTGAAGATGGATATTTGTGAGTCTAATTTCATCGGGTCAAGTTTTCCATGGCCTGTCACTTCAAAAACCATAATACATACTTCGGTAATTCTAAGTAACTTCCGCTATATGctgtatatttataatgcACCAGGTTCCAATTGGAAGAATATGTTTTAAGGCATTCTTTAGTGAGAAGGCTACAGCCATCTTCGCTCTCAGTACTTTCAGAAACTTGCCGTACGGTAGAGACGACAGTTCTATATCTTCTTGGCAACACGACTTGCTATAAAAGAACACGATATATAGTTAAGAATTCTTTGACCATAGTAACTTTTCTCACATTACTTTCTAGCTCCTCAAAAATACAACACAAAGATTTCCGACCAGGCTAAATCTGAACTTTAGGAGTTTCTTGTTTAGATTACCAAGACACATATAAGCTAAATATTTAACATAGAGAGGGTATGTTAACATTAAGTGTCAAATGTTTAcaacgggagagaaaaaaatgaaatttccatACAATCTGATAGGCTGATTCAAATCATCATCAGGCATAGTTTATATGGTGGTAATAATAGCCACTTTATTTTAGGTACTAagttcgtgaaaaaaaagttccctTTGTACCAGCCTGTAAATGCTTCAAGCTTTATGTACATGGACTAATCAATGaccaacaaaaattttttagtttaaaTGTGTTATGTACTGATAAGTACTATGTTTACAAGCTTTACCGAAACATCATCTTGAGGATACAGTAAAAGCTCGCGCTGTGGATCATTTTGCAGAAGAGTTTTGTTCTtctgtacaaaattttcaaagtctaTGGGATCAACAAGGTGTGGCTTGTTCTGAAATAAATCATAATATGTTTCATTATTACATGAACTACATGTTTTTATTTagaaaagaagatgaaagataaaaatattttgcatagTAGTAGGATGTGTTAGATTACTAGTTAAATAGTGCTGGAGAATACATTTATATCACTGTCAGATACAATTGACAGTGGATTCGATACTctaatgtataaaattgaacaagGCAAAGAACATGATTCATGAAAGTCAACATGAACTTTCTTAATTACAAAGTATATTCAAGTTTATTGCGCTCCAGAGTTGTTGCATAATTAGCAGCCAGTGGACGATAAAAATAGACGAAAATAGACATGTGTTTGTAGTACCTGTACTGTGCTCTCTCTAACAACCTGTGATACAGTTTCCCTGAGTTGTGCAGCCATCCCCGGTTTTCCCAGACCTCGAGTAAACTTTCTTTCGCTCATCTTGACCGATGTCAAAccatcaatttatttcatctgcattaatatataaatacatcaCGTAGTACTATACACCTGCGGCAAAACCGACACTTTTTTATCGGCATTATCGCCATATTTGTTTAACGTAGTGTATGACGTAAAGAAATTCCACCTGCTAATCGCTGCGTACGAAAATCCGGTCGCAAAACATCAAGGATATAGAAACGACTGTATTGTGTATAATGCATAGCAAAGATTCATTCCAATTAAATGCTTACATTGGCAATGATGATGAtacttcatattttatttcactcatCAAAATTTGACGTTTCGTCAGCCATTTTACGGATAGTTTTTCTCTTCCTTATTCCCTATGGGTAACTAAAGAGGAACAAGAGGCAAGCAATCCACTGCACTTATGTGCTGCACCTACCCACTACTGGTATCAATGCATgagtgtatgtatgtatatatgtagtacacacacgtatacaaaTTTCTAGGATCTGCGAGAGATCCCGCACCGGTCCACCGCAGCACCACCGCAGTTCACCGCCGATTGCCGCCGGCTGCGCGGTCTGCGCTTACGATTAGCACAATCCACGGAGCGCAATTCTCTGTAGGTGCGGTAGGTGCAGTCGCATCAGATTACGGATCGACGGATCGCATTTTGCTTTCCTCAACGCCCACTCCACGATCCGAGGCGCACACGTCGAGATTAGTGCTATAGGCGCTACATCAGCTGATTCTCTCGCAACAGCAGCAGACGAATTCGTCACTCGTAtggtagaaattttcaaaaatttatcgacCGGTGCGAGTGAATCTGGTGACTTCTGGATGGCCTTTCGAAATTGTGAAATCATCATTTTTGAATCACACGTGCGAACATTTCGCTAATAAGTGCTGTGAGCTTACAGCACGATCACAAATACCTGACATACATGCCTATATTGAGCACACTTATGATCACACGGATAGCCCAACATTgcatgtttaaaaataattggctGGGACCCGAGGTTTGTTGCGTGTTACGTAGATCGTGTCGTTTTTTCGTAGACTGGTGCAGTGAATAAACGTAGATCAGTGAAGACAATTGGTAACACGAAAGGAGGCGAACCTTCGCGTCCCAGTTCTGAACGCGAAGGGAATATACTGTGCCTGGAACTGCTAGGAATAAGCTGGGCGATACTATGGAAGATGAATTGGAAGACAAAGTTCTGTACCAAACATATGTCTCACACATGAAACTTATATCAAAATTTGCTGTAGGTATTCCTACAGGGTTTAACACTGGCATTAACACACCCATTGGTTATCTCTGGAGAATCATGCGCATCTACGTTCTAAAGCCTGAAATTCTCGTCTGTGGCGCAGTACTCGTCGTTATGCTCTTTTACCTTCAAGCTGTCGATGTGTGGAGCAGAACATTACTTGGCAGAATTCAATATACTCTCGGTCGATCAACCTCAAAGGTATCAAACACACTCAAATCAAAATATAACTACTCCTACGGTTAACCCATGCAATATTGCTTgcagctgacaatgagttggaattaaattttttcccgtTTAAATTCAAGGTTTCGAAGCTTCAGTTTTTAGTCAATAGTTCCGTGAGCAGCGGAGAAAAACTGAGCTGGGAATTGAAAGAAGGTTACATATCAGCTTATGCTGTACAGGGCAGACGAGCACGGATGGAAGACCGTTTCGTAGTTAATGACGATATCAACTGCACTGGTGTCTCATTATTTGCAGTTTTCGATGGACACGGAGGAGAAGTTAGTAGTGTACCTTTGGCTGTTTGTCAAATGCCATATAGAATTATGCTGCCCAGTT includes the following:
- the LOC107226188 gene encoding dedicator of cytokinesis protein 9 isoform X6, producing MSERKFTRGLGKPGMAAQLRETVSQVVRESTVQNKPHLVDPIDFENFVQKNKTLLQNDPQRELLLYPQDDVSQVVLPRRYRTVVSTVRQVSESTESEDGCSLLTKECLKTYSSNWNLVHYKYTAYSGSYLELPKITNSDYLKDEVYEIDTEVDQVDEDSTKSDGITKQGYLMKGPEIGSDRMFVHIGSKSFKRRYCHLRQEVDGTYILELFKDEKKGEAKLTIVMDFCSEVVRNTKRGRYCFELRMTGTHKSYSLAADSEIELQDWLLKLSSVLQHYKQQEDKRAASLERACNTPPPSPQPMQVYGTLKGLEQSMNPQLIRYSRETDTSIALSRRENRRRLFCIYPHIPHAKSPTGSSPDTTVDPYKEQFGQRLLIKCESLKFRLQAPIDEKDSLCQVEPYQTTLCLFDVRNGRKLTENFHFDINNEVVRNISKELSPVGIMTEKEEDVPLPEEIKNLPKEWLMYPKQAIFSVSNPHPDIFLVVRIDKILQGGICQTSEPYIRATKDPRLGLKLHKQVKAACQRLGNYTMPFAWAARPLFRLYSNELDTASDFPAIYRQEGNKIKDDELLKLLSEYRKPEKLSKLTIIPGWLKLKIEPITEIPENTLTTSFVPLKPFPIPPTSEPTLEIAEFEGSSEREVHPYITYINHLYVYPQTLSFDTQKIFTRARNIACIVELRDNDSENAEPIRCIYGKPGLSILRLKASCSVLHHNAVPSWYEEIKMRLPTKLSSKHHLLFSFYHISCDMNKKKENGVENCVGYSWAPLLHKGRLNVDVQVLPVATHLPAGYLSIQPLGLGKGNAGPDITWIDSQRPIFTVGFQLISTVFARDQHLHNLFSHAERILDTKPSAMPSESETCKILKAAHAIQIVTAITFLPTILNQLFTLLIFTTNEDVSLYIIRVLIHIINMVHEAERKETLQAYVTFVFVSPSKETGITTVHEELGKHLPTLLQPSNTDFLVVNKFMHHSSFFFDIMIKSMAQHLLTTGRIKMHRNERFSKEYHKNIENLLDVIMPYLMKRYKEMPVETQELNKSLAHFLKKCLTFMDRGFVFRLINSYMDNFAPGDPRALHDFKFMFLQIICSHEHYVSFNLPMMQSRITSRDTETEPDSDELMNEYCLSENFCKHHFLVGLLLQEVKTSLNEIVQIRKVAVATLRDLMAKHELDDRYQNKGQLSRIASIYIPWLGIVLENLHRLELVHDSTSKSEGKQNTSNRISSSSSFLLNRDTNSNNTTGTSTPRSMHRFTLNLDTQSPIRVSMHLRDSTYFAAIAGQGLVNGNSCTSIESDASTMSGASQSNISQETAIIREPTENGTHEHKGHSRSLSVTQTSSRCDKLQSAEVKDLLLCFLFVVKHLGDHQIIAWWQQCSDIELLSFFTVIEMSLYQFKYVGKRQIASNSTSAGGKPRTVKAMTLPARMAPPDFSSETSGTGTLQTHNTVARENLAENESGKLHQALLEANMATEVGLIALDCLGLYCIHFKDALVTGDGYNPVMRKIFDIYLSFLQVGQSETLLRHVFAGFRAFLNNYSVTLFQGNAVLCGRLCYELLRCCNSKLSSIRQESCALLYLLMRSNFEFTSRKGLTRVHLQVIISVSQMLGNVIGLNNSRFQESLSLINSYASSDKAMKGTGFPVEVKDLTKRIRTVLMATAQMREHNNDPEMLVDLQHSLANSYASTPELRHTWLETMARNHARVENFSEAACCQLHIAALMAEYLKLKKIHTWGAEAFDKISVNISRDERGLKLDAGVQDIHYNEYLLLEQLEACTETLEKAERFELLGQLYRLIIPMYESKRNYQALSNCYTHLAQACNKVVEVTKSGKRLLGRFYRVAFFGSAYFEDESGQEYIYKEPKVTSLSEISERLNRLYSEKFGHDVVKMIMDSVPVNNSELDPKMAYIQVTHVIPYFEKLELEIRVTEFEQNHDVCCFMFETPFTREGKPRGNPEDQWKRRTILTTQYSFPYVKKRIAVCQKRVVELSPIEVALDEMRQRVAELEDVALIAPADAKKLQLRLQGSVCVTVNAGPLAYASAFLDPALSPQYPDDKVEDLKDVFREFVKICYTALQINSKLITSDQHEYQEVLRENYQKLCQNLSSLLGESVWPDEQVGSFKRNSAALFSAISGANNHTSTA